The DNA sequence GGACAGCCACCCTCGGCACACGCCCGGCACAACAGATCCCGACCGCCCTCGGTACGCCGTACGGCAGTGACCGGTGCGCGCCAACACGCCTCGCAGGTACGCACATCCGCAGCCGACAGGCTGATGCTCATCCGGCTTCCCGTAGAGCGGTGGCCGCCTCATGGCACGGGCAGACGCAGTCCGGCCGAAGACAGAGGGCGTGCACGTCGGCCAGACCGGTCACCGAGGCGCTGCGGCAGGCAACACCGTACGGACCGTCCGCCCCCGCCCGAAGCCCACCCAGGTCGGGCACCGTGCCGCCCTCGGTCACATCAGCGGAAACGATCGGGTCACCCCGCCACAACAACGTCACCGCATGCTCCGGACAGTAGGCGCCAATACCGTCCTCAACCGGAAACTCATGCGCGTCCCCCTCCGTGTAGCACCTCATGTGCTTCGGGCCTCCCGCCAGGCACGACCAAGGTGGACAGCGGCCGGACAGAAGACCCCGGCACGGCAGGCGGGGCAGCGCTGGGTGTGGCCGAGCCAGGTCCGGTACGCCCTTTCGCCGCTCCGTTGCCGTCGCTTCTCCTTTACCCCTGTCACAACGCCCCCGCTGTGGCGGGCTTCGAAACCGCAAGCAGGCGCGCGATACGGTCGGCGCACGCCTTCTCGTGTCCCCGCTCGCCGATCTCGTGGAAGAAGCTGGTGACGTAGCGCCCTTCCTCGGCGACAATCTCCTCGGTGAGGAGGCTGTGCAGAGGATTCGTGGCGTGCAGTCGAAGTTCGGGTTCGAGGGCGACAACCCGCAATCCGTGATCGCGCAGGTGTCCAGCCAGTCTCTGCAGGTCGGTGGCTTTCATGCCTCGACGGTCTCAACTCCGGCCGACTCTGGGGATATGACAAGCTATGACACGGAGTGGATCATGCGAACGGTGACGATCACGGGGACTCGCAAGACGGGCCACAAGTCCCTCGCCGAGTGCGCCGGCCTGTTCGAGCGGTACCTCGAACCCTTCGCTCCGGCCGCCCACTTCTACCTCGGCGGTGCCGTGGGCATCGACTCGCTCGCCCTTCTCTGGCTCGCTGACCGGACAACGGCGGCCATCACGGTCGTCACGCCGGGCACCCTGAGCCAGCAGCCGGCCGAGGCGCGTGAGGCCGTCGCTCGTGCGAGGGGCCGCATCACAGAGATCGTGGAGCTCGCAGCGGCCGAGCTCCGGTCCCCGGCCTACCACGCACGGAACCGGTGGATGGTCGACCGCACGTCGATGACCATCGGGTTCCCTCACGCCACGGGGCCGTCGACCGGCACGTGGCAGACGATCAACTACACAGCCGAGCAGGGAAAGCCACGACTGATCGTGCCGGTGTAGCAACGCACGGTCGCGGGCTGAGTCACTATGGCCGTATGGGCAACCGGGCCGCGGGGGCGGCAACTCTGAAACGCTTACGGCACGGCCGCGGTCTTTCCCTGGCCGGTACCGCACGTGCGCTCTCCCGGACCGCCATGGCCCTGCATCACCCGCGGCTACCTGCCGTGGCGAGTGTCCAGCGATCCGTTGCCCGCTGGGAGTCGGCCGCGCCGACACTGCCCGACGAGCGGTATCAGCTTCTCCTCGCCCACCTCTACGCCCGGACCCCGGCCGGACAGTTGTCTGTAGGTCCCGGGTCCGACCTGGCTGAGCTGCTCGGGGCGCTGCTCGATCTCGGCGAGAGCGAGTCCCGAGTCGCCGTACTGCGCACCGCGCTCGTCCGTACGGCGACGGACACCGGCGGCGTGCTGGCCTTGCTCTCCACACCCCTGCGGGCCGGTCTTTCCGCTGCCCTGACCGACCCCGGCAAGGTGACCGAGGAGACCGTGGCCGGGCTGGATGCGGTGGTGGCCGACATCAACGCGCAAGTGGGCGCGGTGCCGATGGTCCGTCTGCAACTGCTGCTCACGCCCGTGATCGACGCGTGCCGCACTCTGCAGGCAGGGGCACTCCCCGGCCCGCTGGTTGGTCACGTCCGCGCGGTTACCGTCGCCGCCTGTTCCCTGGCCGGCCGCCTGGCATTCGAGAACAGGGACGATCAGGCTTCACGCGCTCTGTACGCCACAGCAGCCGCGCAGGCCGAGCAACTCGGAGACTCGTGGCGACAGGCATCGGTGCACATGAGTCATGCGCTCGTGACCCTCTACTCGTCATCCGACCTCTCTGACGCCCAGCGGCTCGTCGACCGAGCGGTGCGTGCGACGCGCACGGGGGACAGCGTCCGGGTACGGGCACGCGCGCACGCGCTCCAGGCCGAGATCGCCGCGCGGGCGGGGCTGAAGCGGCAGGCACAGTCGGCGCTCGGGTTGGCTTGGTACGACATCGAGGGCCGGACCGACGGCGATCCATCGGGCAGCAGCTTCTCGGCGGGCCACCTGCGGGGGTTCGAGGGGGTGTGCGAGCTGTACGTCGGTGATCCTTCGGTCGCACATGACCGGTTCGCTGTTTCGGCAGCCGCGTTGGTCGCGCCTCGCGAGCAGGTGCAGCGCGCGATCGTCAGGACCGATCAGGCTCTTGCCCGCATTCGGATGGGTGATCCCCGGTCGGCTGCTGAGCTGCTGCACGAGTGCGTGCTCTCGGCTACGGTGACCGGCGGCCGTGTGCCGGTGATTCGACTGCGGAGGGCCAGGTCGGAGTTGCGGCCATGGCGACGTGAGGACTTCGTCACCGACCTGGACGATCACTTGATGGACGTGCTGGGGACATAACGTGTGGCGGCACCGCCCGAACGTACTGGCCCAGCAGTGATACGAAGGCCGCTTCCCCCATCATCTTGCGGTCACGATCCCAACCAGGTCCGTGAGAGAGCCGACCACTCAGTCGGCAGCCGCGTGCACGTGGTCGTCAGCACCCCATAGGTGTCCCCAGGGGCCGCGGCGGATGTGCGCGGTGCGGAGCCCTGCCCTGGCGGCGGGGAACGTGTCGTTCGCGGGGTGGTCTCCGACGCACACGGTGTCTGTGGCGGTGGCACCGGACGCCTCCGGACCTGTGCGAAGAATGCCGCCGAAGGCTTGGCGCAGCCCCACTCCTCAGAGGTTGCGACCGTGGCTCCGCAAGCGCTGGGCGGACGTCTTCGTACAGGTCGGACTCATCGAGGTGCTCACCCCGTCCGGCTGCCTCGCGGGCGGCGTACTCGGCCGGAATGTCGATACCCGGCTTCACCAGCTTCAGCGCTTCGGAGTTGTCGCGCCCTGGGCGGTCACGGCGCCGACCCGGGGCGGACAGCGTGTGTCTGGGCATGCCGAGCCAGGAACCCCAGGAGCCCCAGGAGCCCCGGGAACCCCGGGAACCCCGGGAACGGTCGTCGCGGACGACAGCCTCGCCTATGTCGAACACGAACGTCTTCACACGTCGAGCCCAGGCCGTTTCCTCCGGGCCACCTCGCCGACCGGATGAAGACGATGCGGGACCGCGAGGTCCGGACGGGCGGGCTTGTGCCAAGATCGCGGGATGTTGCGACTCACCGACTTCATTATCGACTGTCCGGACACAATGGAGCTGGCGGCCTTTTACTCCGAAGTGACGGGCCGTCCGATCAAGGAGGACAGCTCGGCGGACTGGGCGGGCATCCGGTTCGGCGAGATCGAGCTGGCATTCATCCGGGTGGATGACTACCGCGCCCCGCAGTGGCCCGACACCGAGCACCCCAAGCAATTTCACCT is a window from the Streptomyces sp. MMBL 11-1 genome containing:
- a CDS encoding DNA-processing protein DprA translates to MTSYDTEWIMRTVTITGTRKTGHKSLAECAGLFERYLEPFAPAAHFYLGGAVGIDSLALLWLADRTTAAITVVTPGTLSQQPAEAREAVARARGRITEIVELAAAELRSPAYHARNRWMVDRTSMTIGFPHATGPSTGTWQTINYTAEQGKPRLIVPV
- a CDS encoding VOC family protein, giving the protein MLRLTDFIIDCPDTMELAAFYSEVTGRPIKEDSSADWAGIRFGEIELAFIRVDDYRAPQWPDTEHPKQFHLDFEVDDIESEQSRVVALGSTLKQDFIGPNGFGWRVFTDPVGHPFCLCRNKGVVWGEQGPVWPDRG